A single genomic interval of Juglans regia cultivar Chandler chromosome 1, Walnut 2.0, whole genome shotgun sequence harbors:
- the LOC109006316 gene encoding chorismate mutase 1, chloroplastic-like: MEAKLLGPASHAITSPHASRLSRPIPPLVLHTRQDFCFRSRGSSLTKRGIQSAQATATSFGSLAIKKRVDESEKLTLESIRSSLIRQEDSIIFSLLERAQYCFNVETYDRSAFSMDGFQGSLVEYMVRETEKLHAQVGRYKSPDEHPFFPDELPDPLLPPLQYPQVLHPFADSININNKVWDMYFRDLIPRLVEEGDDGNCGSAAVCDTMCLQALSKRIHYGKFVAEAKFRASPDTYELAIRAQDGQRLMDMLTYPKVEDSIKRRVEMKAKAYGREVTANVEEDMDEAEPVYKIVPSLVADLYGDWIMPLTKEVQVEYLLRRLD, translated from the exons ATGGAGGCGAAGCTGTTAGGACCTGCCTCGCATGCCATTACATCTCCTCATGCTTCCAGACTTTCAAGACCCATTCCCCCTTTGGTCCTCCATACTAGGCAGGATTTTTGTTTCAGGTCCAGAGGTTCAAGCTTGACTAAGAGAGGCATTCAATCAGCACAAGCTACTGCTACTTCCTTTGG GTCATTGGCAATAAAGAAAAGGGTGGATGAGAGCGAGAAATTGACACTAGAGAGTATAAGGAGTTCCTTGATTCGACAAGAGGATAGTATTATATTTAGCCTTTTGGAGAGAGCTCAGTATTGTTTTAATGTTGAGACGTATGACCGTAGCGCTTTCTCCATGGATGGGTTTCAAGGCTCCTTAGTAGAATACATGGTCAGAGAAACTGAAAAGCTTCACGCGCAG GTGGGCAGATACAAGAGTCCTGATGAACACCCCTTTTTCCCAGATGAGCTGCCAGACCCATTGTTGCCACCTTTGCAATACCCACAG GTGCTACATCCTTTTGCTGActcaattaatataaataacaaagtGTGGGACATGTATTTTAGAGATCTTATCCCAAGATTGGTTGAGGAAGGAGATGATGGAAACTGTGGATCGGCTGCTGTTTGCGACACAATGTGCTTGCAG GCTCTTTCAAAACGAATCCATTATGGTAAATTTGTAGCAGAGGCCAAATTTCGAGCCTCTCCGGATACCTATGAACTCGCCATCAGAGCACAG GATGGGCAAAGACTGATGGATATGCTGACATATCCAAAAGTGGAAGACTCCATTAAAAGGAGAGTAGAAATGAAAGCCAAAGCTTATGGCCGAGAGGTGACAGCAAATGTAGAGGAAGATATGGATGAAGCTGAACCAGTATACAAAATTGTACCAAGCTTGGTTGCTGATCTATATGGTGATTGGATCATGCCGTTGACAAAGGAAGTTCAAGTTGAGTATTTGCTTAGAAGGTTGGATTGA
- the LOC109006315 gene encoding lamin-like protein, which produces MEGVKRGTGYLSLTMVVVVLMCAAVVMVPGVSATRWTVGANMGWTTNVNYTTWAKDKHFYNGDWLFFVYDRNQMNVLEVNKTDYETCNSDHPLHNWTTGAGRDVIPLNVTRHYYIISGKGFCFGGMKLDILVENPPPPPSSPLNNTNSSPRLISRGKIVLPMVFAIGAVWDTFLRFW; this is translated from the exons atgGAGGGAGTGAAAAGAGGGACTGGGTATCTGTCGCTTAccatggtggtggtggtgctgaTGTGCGCCGCGGTGGTAATGGTGCCGGGAGTCTCAGCTACGCGGTGGACCGTGGGAGCCAACATGGGTTGGACCACCAATGTCAACTACACTACTTGGGCTAAGGATAAACACTTCTACAATGGCGACTGGCTCT TTTTTGTGTATGATAGGAACCAGATGAACGTGCTAGAGGTGAACAAAACAGACTACGAGACGTGCAATTCTGATCATCCTCTTCACAATTGGACTACCGGAGCTGGAAGGGATGTGATTCCACTAAATGTGACTCGGCATTATTACATTATTAGTGGCAAGGGGTTCTGCTTTGGTGGTATGAAACTAGATATACTTGTGGAAAACCCCCCACCTCCACCATCTTCCCCTTTGAACAATACCAACAGCTCTCCTAGATTGATTTCCAGAGGTAAGATTGTTTTGCCGATGGTATTTGCCATTGGTGCAGTATGGGATACATTCCTCCGGTTCTGGTAA
- the LOC109006314 gene encoding uncharacterized protein LOC109006314, with amino-acid sequence MASICYSLTLPPIPKSQNSKGTRPFPVYLSNFNPCRIAVPTFRSSRTKAMNSPSFNTVETGAQKPNEEPMSIENLRRFFDLNLGNWNGSFFQFDAFGNLLHKVSTKLAVSSYGEDELMSLIQTLYIKQPPSTSISGYDDGPEWAEYKIKETNMFTVDKYQQIGYFPKERAFALRYQTAGMLETVLRQGVLGEDDIGEESPKDLKLPSRLPSIVCESCLYSLEKDIRARAFHIINPKGIIEMLIVFLEKRGDTLSFPPSLDTTMMQGNANRVVPYLGNWKGRSITKRSGVYGATIAEANTVASLEIDDKGHLIQDITSTSSVGEITTNVHWTGTQTNNLVTFNGGYQMMLLPGGMYMGCPCDVAKSVADSKSFHLEFCWLESPTKRQRLIRTYDVEGLAVSSTYIFEIKL; translated from the exons ATGGCTTCCATTTGCTACTCACTTACGCTCCCTCCCATCCCCAAATCACAAAACTCGAAGGGAACTCGACCTTTCCCCGTATACCTCTCCAACTTCAACCCATGTCGGATTGCCGTTCCCACATTCCGGAGCTCAAGAACCAAAGCCATGAACTCACCCTCGTTCAACACTGTCGAAACAGGAGCTCAGAAACCAAACGAAGAACCCATGAGCATCGAAAATCTTCGCCGGTTCTTCGACCTCAACTTGGGCAACTGGAACGGTTCTTTCTTT CAATTCGATGCTTTTGGAAATCTGTTGCATAAAGTGAGCACAAAGCTTGCAGTGAGTTCCTATGGGGAAGATGAACTCATGAGTCTCATTCAGAC GCTATACATAAAGCAACCCCCAAGCACTTCAATTTCAGGATACGATGATGGGCCGGAATGGGCAGAgtacaaaattaaagaaaccAACATGTTCACTGTAGACAAATATCAACAG ATCGGTTATTTCCCAAAGGAGAGAGCATTTGCTCTGAGATACCAGACAGCTGGAATGTTAGAAACCGTCTTAAGACAGGGGGTTTTAGGGGAAGATGACATTGGTGAAGAATCACCAAA GGATCTTAAGCTTCCCTCACGTCTTCCCTCTATCGTCTGTGAGAGCTGCCTCTATTCACTGGAGAAAGATATAAGAGCAAGAGCATTCCATATTATAAACCCAAAGGGAATCATAGAAATGCTCATCGTCTTCCTTGAGAAAAGAGGTGACACATTGAGTTTTCCACCTTCACTTGACACCACAATG ATGCAAGGAAATGCAAACAGGGTTGTACCATACCTTGGTAACTGGAAAGGTCGCTCCATCACAAAACGTAGTGGTGTGTATGGAGCAACAATTGCTGAAGCCAATACAGTTGCATCACTTGAAATAGATGACAAGGGTCACCTTATTCAG GATATTACTTCAACATCTTCTGTGGGTGAAATTACCACAAATGTACACTGGACAGGCACCCAGACAAACAACTTGGTTACGTTTAATGGAGGCTACCAGATGATGCTCTTACCTGGTGGCATGTACATGGGATGCCCATGTGATGTGGCTAAAAGTGTTGCAGATTCCAAGTCATTCCATTTGGAGTTTTGTTGGCTTGAATCACCTACCAAGAGACAAAGATTGATTCGCACCTACGATGTAGAAGGCTTGGCTGTTTCCTCAACTTATATTTTCGAGATTAAATTATGA
- the LOC109006313 gene encoding probable WRKY transcription factor 3, whose translation MSKKEVSATVSSAPAPLRPTITLPSRPSLETFFTGGPGASPGPMTLVSSFFSDNYPDAECRSFSQLLAGAMASPLARPSFYTDNSAGNSAKEPGTDTPSGFKQSRPMNLVVARSPMFTIPPGLSPSGLLNSPGFFSPLSPFGMSHQQALAQVTAQAAFAQSQILAEYQPSSVAAPTESLTHNPSFTLNEASQQHMAPSTADPRSSVMESSEASHPDRKYQPSSSAIDKPADDGYNWRKYGQKQVKGSECPRSYYKCTHLNCPVKKKVERSPNGQITEIIYKGQHNHELPLPNRRAKEGGDVNGNMNSQAKPNLDLQSQAGNWNPASDVVPDHSVPQSDRESTQAGPLQLPASSDSEEEGDAEAREEGDLTEPNPKRRVTDAGTSEIPFQHKTVTEPKIIVQTRSEVDLLDDGYRWRKYGQKVVKGNPHPRSYYKCTNSGCNVRKHVERASTDPKAVVTTYEGKHNHDIPAARNNSHNTANRIAQQKVVSEKHSLLKDIGFGNNDQRPVPLRLKEEQITV comes from the exons ATGTCGAAGAAGGAAGTTTCTGCAACAGTCTCTTCGGCGCCAGCACCACTACGTCCTACAATAACGCTCCCATCACGTCCATCCTTGGAGACCTTCTTCACCGGTGGTCCAGGAGCCAGCCCCGGTCCCATGACTCTGGTCTCCAGCTTCTTCTCTGATAACTATCCGGACGCTGAGTGCCGTTCCTTCTCTCAGCTCCTCGCCGGAGCCATGGCCTCTCCGCTCGCCAGGCCCAGCTTCTATACCGACAATTCCGCTGGTAATTCGGCCAAGGAACCTGGTACTGATACGCCTTCTGGGTTTAAGCAGAGTAGGCCAATGAATTTGGTGGTTGCGCGGTCGCCAATGTTCACAATTCCACCTGGGTTGAGCCCCTCTGGCTTGCTTAACTCGCCAGGGTTCTTTTCGCCGCTG AGCCCCTTTGGAATGTCCCATCAGCAGGCCTTGGCACAGGTTACAGCTCAAGCTGCATTTGCCCAATCCCAAATTCTAGCTGAATATCAGCCTTCTTCAGTGGCAGCTCCTACAGAGTCACTGACACATAATCCATCCTTTACTCTGAATGAAGCTTCACAACAACACATGGCACCATCCACAGCGGATCCCAGAAGTTCAGTGATGGAATCATCAGAGGCCTCTCATCCTGATAGGAAATACCAACCCTCTTCCAGTGCCATTGATAAGCCTGCTGATGATGGCTACAATTGGCGTAAATACGGGCAGAAGCAGGTAAAGGGCAGTGAATGTCCACGAAGCTATTACAAATGTACACATCTGAATTGCCCTGTCAAAAAAAAGGTTGAGCGTTCTCCTAATGGCCAAATAACTGAAATTATCTACAAAGGCCAGCATAATCATGAACTGCCTCTACCCAATAGGCGTGCAAAAGAAGGTGGTGATGTGAATGGAAATATGAATTCTCAGGCTAAACCAAATCTGGATTTGCAAAGTCAAGCTGGAAATTGGAACCCAGCAAGCGATGTGGTACCAGATCATTCAGTTCCTCAGAGTGATCGGGAATCTACTCAAGCAGGACCCCTTCAGTTACCTGCATCAAGTGACAGTGAGGAGGAAGGTGATGCGGAAGCAAGAGAAGAGGGGGATCTTACGGAGCCAAATCCAAAGAGAAG GGTCACAGATGCTGGCACATCTGAGATACCTTTCCAACACAAGACTGTCACAGAACCTAAAATCATTGTGCAAACAAGAAGTGAAGTTGATCTTTTAGATGATGGATATAGGTGGCGCAAGTATGGCCAGAAGGTGGTAAAAGGCAATCCTCATCCAAG GAGCTATTACAAATGCACTAATTCTGGATGCAATGTCCGTAAACATGTTGAGAGAGCTTCAACAGATCCCAAAGCTGTCGTAACTACATATGAGGGGAAGCACAATCACGATATCCCAGCAGCTAGAAACAACAGCCATAACACAGCCAATAGAATTGCACAGCAGAAGGTGGTGTCTGAGAAACATTCACTGCTCAAAGATATAGGTTTTGGAAATAATGACCAAAGACCAGTACCTCTACGGCTAAAAGAAGAGCAAATCACTGTGTAA